The Diabrotica virgifera virgifera chromosome 10, PGI_DIABVI_V3a genome has a window encoding:
- the LOC126893088 gene encoding arginine and glutamate-rich protein 1-B-like: MNSFERELVRRHDRQQKMNRSTVANQSTLIEEKMKEYSENEKEQIGEKQSQEEEVDNIKEGWQSIEESVLATIFLDEYQDGEIINNKKRKAESMERINDLKRERLEESIRFPNESKQEKINRKLEELNTKLEEMFNKLSEQLKEKVEMDTDVKKLIGIIKSTNNKKGEDSTNKKTPNKLKCDHCKLKVEQERQKQEQEKIKRALNMGRGKKLL, from the coding sequence ATGAATAGTTTTGAGAGGGAACTTGTAAGAAGACACGATCGGCAACAAAAAATGAATAGGTCAACTGTTGCAAATCAGTCGACATTAATAGAGGAGAAAATGAAAGAATATAGTGAAAACGAGAAAGAACAGATAGGGGAGAAACAATCACAGGAAGAAGAAGTAGACAACATTAAAGAAGGATGGCAGAGTATCGAAGAAAGTGTGCTGGCGACAATCTTCCTGGATGAATATCAGGATGGGGAGATCATAAACAACAAAAAAAGGAAAGCTGAAAGCATGGAGAGGATAAATGACCTCAAGAGGGAAAGGCTGGAGGAGAGCATACGGTTTCCAAATGAATccaaacaagaaaaaataaataggAAATTGGAGGAATTAAATACAAAACTCGAAGAAATGTTCAATAAATTAAGCGAGCAGCTTAAAGAAAAGGTGGAGATGGACACCGATGTAAAAAAATTGATAGGGATTATAAAATCCACCAACAACAAAAAGGGGGAGGATAGTACAAACAAAAAAACACCAAACAAATTAAAATGTGACCACTGTAAATTAAAAGTGGAGCAAGAGAGGCAGAAGCAAGAACAAGAAAAAATCAAAAGGGCCTTAAATATGGGGAGAGGGAAAAAACTTTTATGA